A stretch of the Vibrio gazogenes genome encodes the following:
- the moeA gene encoding molybdopterin molybdotransferase MoeA produces MGCCDTQGLLPIEDAIQTMLADVSPIKISHKLPIETALGHVLAEDVLSPIDVPPFDNSAMDGYAVRTQDLTTTETLPLAGKAFAGQPFDGDWPANTCIRIMTGAPVPTGCDAVIMQEKTESTPEGIRFLTSHVKAQANIRPQGDDLKQNEVVLPAGSRLTVRDLPLLASLGISQVLVLRKPKVAIFSTGDELKPVGETLDAGQIYDSNRYAIRPMLEKFGCDVLDLGIIPDDQTQLTETFQKAQSLADVVITSGGVSVGEADYTKTILESLGKINFWKIAIKPGKPFAFGKLNHALFCGLPGNPVSAAVTLYVLVQPMLAKLAGHTQWQVPTQMQAVSQVAFKKSPGRTDYQRGVFSVDNGQIVVDNAGNQSSGAFRAMSTANCFIVLEQQRGTVEAGEIVTIEPFNPALY; encoded by the coding sequence ATGGGATGCTGTGATACCCAAGGACTTCTCCCAATTGAAGATGCGATTCAAACCATGCTGGCTGATGTTTCTCCGATAAAAATCAGTCACAAACTTCCTATCGAAACGGCATTAGGCCATGTTCTCGCCGAAGATGTCCTGTCTCCAATTGATGTCCCCCCTTTTGATAATTCAGCAATGGATGGCTATGCCGTCCGTACACAAGACCTCACCACAACAGAGACGCTCCCTCTTGCGGGGAAAGCCTTTGCCGGACAGCCTTTTGATGGTGATTGGCCGGCAAATACCTGTATTCGAATCATGACTGGCGCCCCGGTACCAACGGGTTGTGATGCCGTAATCATGCAGGAAAAAACCGAATCAACACCTGAGGGAATTCGTTTCCTGACTTCTCATGTGAAAGCACAGGCCAATATTCGTCCTCAAGGTGATGACCTCAAGCAGAATGAGGTTGTCCTCCCTGCCGGTAGCCGTCTGACCGTCAGAGATTTACCGTTGCTGGCATCACTGGGGATTAGTCAGGTACTGGTGCTACGCAAACCCAAAGTCGCTATTTTCTCAACCGGGGATGAACTCAAGCCCGTCGGTGAAACACTCGACGCAGGGCAAATCTACGACAGCAATCGTTATGCCATTCGGCCTATGCTTGAGAAATTCGGCTGTGATGTGCTCGATTTAGGGATTATTCCCGATGATCAAACCCAGCTCACTGAAACATTCCAAAAAGCACAATCGCTTGCAGATGTTGTCATTACCTCGGGTGGCGTGAGTGTCGGAGAAGCCGATTACACCAAAACGATTCTCGAATCGCTCGGTAAAATAAATTTCTGGAAAATCGCCATTAAGCCGGGTAAACCTTTTGCCTTCGGTAAACTGAATCATGCGCTGTTTTGTGGGCTGCCGGGTAATCCGGTCTCTGCGGCGGTGACTTTATATGTTTTAGTTCAGCCGATGCTCGCCAAACTTGCAGGCCATACTCAATGGCAAGTACCAACGCAAATGCAAGCAGTCAGTCAGGTTGCGTTTAAAAAGTCCCCCGGTCGGACCGATTATCAGCGCGGGGTTTTTAGCGTTGATAATGGACAGATCGTTGTCGATAATGCGGGAAATCAGAGTTCTGGTGCATTTCGCGCGATGAGTACCGCCAACTGCTTCATTGTTCTCGAACAGCAACGCGGAACCGTTGAAGCCGGTGAGATCGTCACTATCGAACCCTTTAATCCAGCGTTATATTAG
- the moeB gene encoding molybdopterin-synthase adenylyltransferase MoeB: MTTHDELLSDEEQLRYNRQIILKQFDFEGQEALKEGRVLIIGAGGLGCAASQYLASAGVGNITLVDDDVVELSNLQRQILHTDQDIGRLKVDSAADSLRQLNPYIRVKTIAQRLDDSALRALMEHHDTVLDASDNIATRNQLNQLCFQSKTPLISGAAIRMEGFLSVFTYQAGEPCYQCFSTLFGNHVPTCVENGVLAPVVGVIGAMQALETLKVLANYGQPLRGKVLLFDAMTLSWQTMKLPQREHCPVCCSTVD, encoded by the coding sequence ATGACGACGCATGACGAGCTGCTCAGTGATGAAGAGCAGCTGCGCTACAATCGCCAGATTATCTTGAAACAGTTTGATTTTGAGGGGCAAGAAGCGCTGAAAGAAGGTCGGGTACTCATCATTGGTGCCGGAGGTCTGGGGTGCGCAGCCAGTCAATACCTTGCCAGTGCGGGGGTTGGCAACATCACACTGGTCGATGATGATGTGGTGGAATTATCCAATCTTCAGCGACAAATTTTACATACCGATCAGGATATCGGACGGCTGAAAGTCGATTCTGCGGCAGATTCGCTGCGTCAATTGAATCCTTATATTCGAGTAAAAACCATCGCGCAACGGCTTGACGATTCAGCACTACGGGCACTGATGGAACATCACGATACCGTTCTGGACGCCAGTGACAATATTGCAACCCGTAACCAGCTTAACCAGCTCTGCTTTCAAAGTAAGACCCCGCTCATCTCCGGTGCTGCAATCCGTATGGAAGGTTTCTTAAGTGTTTTCACCTATCAAGCCGGTGAACCTTGTTATCAGTGCTTCAGCACATTATTTGGCAACCACGTTCCGACTTGTGTCGAAAATGGTGTACTCGCGCCCGTCGTCGGTGTGATTGGGGCGATGCAAGCTCTGGAAACGCTTAAAGTCTTGGCGAACTATGGCCAACCGTTGCGCGGGAAAGTGCTGTTATTCGATGCAATGACATTGTCATGGCAAACGATGAAACTCCCCCAGCGAGAGCACTGTCCAGTCTGTTGCAGCACCGTTGATTAA
- a CDS encoding sulfurtransferase, producing the protein MSPLVSPQWLSEHLSDPKLVILDSSIAFQIPAETEKDTVHNIPGARRFDYDKVFCDPDSHLPHMMPSESRFNQCARQIGLNQDSLIVVYDNSGTLASPRAWWMFKAMGHENVYILNGGLAEWKRQGHPLATSVQEPTAPGNFSGTLSPDFFVDADHVLEQMTQQNSLTIDARSQARFAGAVAEPRAGIRSGHIPHSICVPFTCLIDGHTLKSPEALRTILQETLPHDAEEYIFSCGSGVTACIVLLAAYICGYQNLKVYDGSWTEWGSSHHPIATD; encoded by the coding sequence ATGTCACCACTCGTCTCACCGCAATGGCTGTCAGAACATCTGTCTGACCCGAAACTGGTCATCTTAGATAGCAGTATTGCTTTTCAAATCCCTGCAGAAACTGAAAAAGATACCGTACATAACATTCCCGGTGCACGACGCTTTGATTACGATAAAGTATTTTGCGATCCAGATAGTCACTTGCCACATATGATGCCAAGCGAGAGTCGTTTCAATCAATGCGCCCGCCAAATCGGACTCAATCAAGACTCGCTGATCGTCGTCTATGATAACAGCGGCACACTGGCATCTCCCCGGGCATGGTGGATGTTCAAGGCGATGGGACATGAAAACGTTTATATTCTCAACGGGGGATTGGCTGAATGGAAACGCCAGGGGCATCCGCTTGCAACGAGCGTTCAGGAACCAACAGCCCCCGGTAATTTTTCTGGCACGCTCAGCCCAGATTTCTTTGTCGATGCAGACCATGTCCTTGAGCAAATGACGCAGCAAAACAGTCTGACAATCGATGCCCGTTCACAGGCGCGTTTTGCGGGTGCCGTTGCCGAACCCAGAGCCGGGATTCGGAGCGGTCATATCCCTCATTCAATCTGTGTGCCATTTACATGTCTCATTGACGGACACACGCTGAAATCACCGGAAGCACTGCGCACAATTCTGCAAGAAACACTGCCTCACGATGCCGAAGAGTATATCTTCAGTTGTGGCTCAGGTGTGACGGCCTGCATTGTTCTGCTGGCAGCATATATATGCGGATATCAAAATCTGAAAGTCTATGATGGTTCATGGACTGAATGGGGTTCATCCCACCACCCTATAGCCACAGATTAA
- a CDS encoding sugar-binding transcriptional regulator, translated as MTGLQEISVEDSDLLTEISVAYYQDGATQEEISKKYAISRAKVGRMLKQARDEGIVEITVKYHPVFSAKVEQRLIERFGIKRALIALDQPKEAQQRQQIAGLVSNYLSSSLKSGQVIAVGQGRNVSAVAHHVGVISPKDVKFVCSIGGIHPRGGMFNADHICRQLAKKYGGTSETLYAPAYAVNREQKLAFMENDTIKQTLDLARKADVALVGIGDMSENSYMVDLGWFTPQEVVQSRLEQGVVGDFAGYDFFDIYGQIAKTVMSDRIIGLSIEEFRPIAEVIAIAAENSKPLALLGALRTGAIDVIATSVSNALTILNLDEQMRFKSV; from the coding sequence ATGACGGGATTGCAAGAGATATCCGTTGAAGATTCAGATCTACTGACAGAAATTTCGGTTGCCTATTATCAGGATGGTGCAACACAAGAAGAGATATCTAAGAAATATGCGATCTCCAGAGCCAAAGTTGGGCGGATGCTGAAGCAAGCCCGGGATGAAGGCATTGTCGAAATTACAGTAAAATATCATCCGGTATTCAGTGCAAAAGTCGAGCAACGATTGATTGAGCGGTTTGGTATTAAACGTGCCCTTATTGCCTTGGATCAACCGAAAGAAGCGCAACAACGCCAGCAAATTGCCGGGTTGGTTTCGAATTATTTATCCAGTTCACTCAAAAGTGGTCAGGTGATCGCTGTCGGTCAGGGGAGAAATGTCTCTGCTGTTGCCCACCATGTCGGTGTGATTTCACCGAAGGATGTCAAATTTGTTTGCAGTATTGGTGGGATTCATCCCCGAGGCGGCATGTTTAACGCGGACCATATTTGTCGCCAGTTGGCAAAAAAATATGGGGGAACATCAGAAACACTCTATGCACCGGCATATGCCGTGAATCGAGAGCAGAAACTGGCATTTATGGAAAATGACACCATTAAGCAGACACTGGATTTGGCCAGAAAAGCGGATGTTGCGCTGGTCGGTATTGGCGATATGAGTGAAAACAGTTATATGGTCGATTTAGGATGGTTTACCCCACAGGAAGTGGTTCAGTCCCGTCTCGAGCAGGGGGTTGTCGGTGATTTTGCCGGATATGACTTTTTTGATATCTATGGGCAGATTGCTAAAACAGTAATGAGTGATCGGATTATCGGATTAAGTATTGAAGAATTCAGACCGATTGCAGAAGTCATTGCCATCGCAGCAGAAAATAGTAAGCCACTGGCGTTATTAGGGGCTTTGCGCACCGGCGCCATTGATGTGATTGCAACCAGTGTGTCTAACGCGCTGACGATTCTCAACCTTGATGAGCAAATGCGCTTTAAATCAGTGTAA
- the tal gene encoding transaldolase has translation MSNQLEQLRKYTTVVADTGEIDAIKKYQPQDATTNPSLILKAAQIPEYAAFIDQAIAYAKSKSDDKVQQLEDTSDMLAVTIGKEILKSIPGRISTEVDARLSYDTEKTIEKARKLISLYNDAGISNDRILIKVASTWEGIRAAEVLEKDGINCNLTLLFSFAQARACAEAGAYLISPFVGRIMDWYKAKEGRDFAANEDPGVLSVTKIYNYYKEHGYDTVVMGASFRNTGEILELAGCDRLTISPQLLQTLEETESQIDVKLTPTTRVQERPQPMTHAEFLWEHNQDAMAVEKLAEGIRNFAIDQGKLEAMINKQL, from the coding sequence ATGAGCAATCAACTAGAACAACTCCGCAAATATACTACTGTCGTTGCTGATACCGGCGAGATTGATGCCATCAAAAAATATCAGCCCCAAGATGCAACAACGAACCCATCGTTGATTCTAAAAGCCGCCCAGATTCCTGAGTATGCAGCATTTATCGATCAAGCCATCGCTTATGCCAAGTCTAAAAGTGATGATAAAGTACAACAGCTTGAAGATACCAGTGACATGCTGGCAGTAACCATTGGTAAAGAAATCCTAAAAAGTATTCCCGGTCGTATATCGACTGAAGTCGATGCCCGTCTGTCTTACGATACCGAGAAAACGATTGAGAAAGCTCGCAAGCTCATCAGTCTGTATAACGATGCAGGGATCAGCAATGATCGCATCTTGATTAAAGTCGCTTCCACATGGGAAGGGATTCGTGCCGCAGAGGTACTCGAAAAAGATGGGATCAACTGTAACCTGACCCTGTTGTTCTCTTTTGCGCAAGCTCGTGCTTGTGCCGAAGCCGGTGCTTACCTGATTTCACCATTTGTCGGTCGCATCATGGACTGGTACAAAGCGAAAGAAGGCCGCGATTTCGCAGCAAATGAAGATCCGGGAGTTCTGTCTGTCACGAAAATCTACAACTACTATAAAGAGCATGGTTATGACACTGTCGTGATGGGTGCCAGCTTCCGTAATACCGGCGAAATCCTTGAACTCGCGGGTTGTGATCGCCTGACGATCAGCCCTCAGTTACTCCAGACGCTGGAAGAAACCGAAAGCCAAATCGATGTGAAACTCACACCGACAACTCGCGTTCAAGAACGCCCACAGCCTATGACACACGCTGAATTCCTGTGGGAACATAACCAGGATGCGATGGCAGTTGAGAAACTGGCTGAAGGGATTCGCAATTTTGCGATTGACCAAGGTAAGCTGGAAGCGATGATCAACAAACAGCTTTAA
- the tkt gene encoding transketolase, with product MNRKDLANAIRALSMDGVQQANSGHPGAPMGMADIAEVLWRSHLNHNPQNPNWADRDRFVLSNGHGSMLIYSLLHLTGYDLSIDDLKNFRQLHSKTPGHPEYGYAPGIETTTGPLGQGITNAVGMAIAEKALAAQFNRDQHNIVDHHTYAFLGDGCLMEGISHEACSLAGTLGLGKLIAFWDDNGISIDGEVDGWFTDDTAKRFEAYGWHVIPAVDGHDSAAIEAAITAAKAETSRPTLICTKTVIGFGSPNKSGSHDCHGAPLGADEIKATREQLGWEYGPFEIPADIYAQWDAKESGAAKEAAWDEKFAAYQAAYPELAAEFKRRVNGELPADWETQTNQIIAQLQANPATIASRKASQNALEAFGKLLPEFMGGSADLAPSNLTMWSGSKSLTPNDASGNYIHYGVREFGMTAIINGIALHGGFIPYGATFLMFMEYARNAMRMAALMKVQNIQVYTHDSIGLGEDGPTHQPVEQIASLRLTPNMSTWRPCDQVESAVAWKLAIERKDAPTALIFSRQNLAQQARDAEQVANIAKGGYILKDCQGTPDLILIATGSEVDLAVQAAAELTAKGKQVRVVSMPSTDAFDRQDAAYREAVLPASVTARVAIEAGIADYWYKYVGLNGRIVGMNSFGESAPAGELFKLFGFTVDNVVEVALSLG from the coding sequence ATGAACCGTAAAGATCTCGCGAATGCAATCCGCGCTTTAAGTATGGATGGTGTTCAACAAGCCAATTCAGGTCACCCCGGCGCCCCAATGGGGATGGCGGATATCGCTGAAGTGCTGTGGCGCTCTCACCTGAACCACAATCCACAAAATCCGAATTGGGCTGACCGCGACCGTTTCGTGCTCTCTAACGGCCACGGCTCGATGCTGATTTATTCACTGTTACATTTGACGGGGTATGACCTGTCGATTGACGACCTGAAGAACTTCCGTCAGTTGCATTCGAAAACACCGGGCCACCCGGAATACGGCTATGCACCGGGCATTGAAACCACAACCGGGCCTCTCGGACAAGGCATCACCAACGCGGTTGGTATGGCAATTGCGGAGAAAGCGCTTGCTGCGCAGTTTAACCGTGACCAGCACAATATCGTTGACCATCACACTTATGCTTTCCTCGGTGATGGCTGTTTGATGGAAGGGATTTCTCATGAAGCGTGCTCTTTGGCCGGTACTTTGGGTCTGGGTAAGCTGATTGCGTTTTGGGACGACAATGGCATTTCGATTGACGGTGAGGTGGACGGTTGGTTCACAGATGACACCGCAAAACGTTTTGAAGCATACGGCTGGCATGTCATTCCGGCGGTAGACGGACATGACTCAGCTGCAATTGAAGCGGCGATTACCGCAGCCAAAGCAGAAACGTCACGTCCGACATTGATTTGTACCAAAACCGTGATTGGTTTTGGCTCACCCAACAAATCCGGCTCTCATGATTGTCACGGTGCACCACTGGGTGCGGATGAAATCAAAGCAACACGTGAGCAACTGGGTTGGGAATATGGCCCGTTTGAGATTCCGGCTGATATTTATGCACAGTGGGATGCGAAAGAATCCGGCGCAGCAAAAGAAGCGGCATGGGATGAGAAGTTCGCAGCGTATCAGGCGGCTTACCCTGAGCTGGCGGCTGAATTCAAGCGTCGGGTCAATGGTGAACTGCCGGCAGACTGGGAAACACAAACCAACCAAATCATTGCACAATTGCAAGCCAATCCGGCCACAATCGCTTCCCGGAAAGCCTCTCAAAATGCTTTGGAAGCCTTCGGTAAGTTACTGCCTGAATTCATGGGCGGCTCGGCTGACCTCGCGCCTTCTAACCTGACCATGTGGTCTGGCTCGAAGTCTCTGACGCCAAATGATGCGTCCGGCAACTATATTCATTATGGTGTGCGTGAGTTTGGGATGACGGCTATCATCAACGGGATTGCACTGCACGGTGGTTTCATTCCTTACGGTGCCACCTTCCTGATGTTTATGGAATATGCGCGCAATGCAATGCGGATGGCTGCGTTGATGAAAGTGCAGAACATTCAGGTTTATACCCATGATTCCATTGGTTTGGGTGAAGACGGTCCGACCCACCAGCCGGTTGAACAAATTGCGTCACTGCGTCTGACACCGAACATGAGCACATGGCGTCCTTGTGACCAGGTTGAATCCGCGGTGGCTTGGAAGCTGGCGATTGAACGCAAAGATGCCCCGACTGCCCTGATTTTCTCTCGTCAGAATCTGGCGCAGCAGGCGCGTGATGCAGAACAGGTAGCAAACATCGCCAAAGGTGGCTACATCCTCAAAGATTGTCAGGGCACACCGGATTTAATTCTGATTGCGACTGGCTCTGAAGTTGATTTAGCCGTTCAGGCGGCAGCAGAACTGACTGCAAAAGGTAAGCAGGTTCGTGTGGTTTCTATGCCTTCAACGGATGCATTTGACCGTCAGGATGCCGCTTACCGTGAAGCCGTACTACCAGCCTCAGTGACTGCTCGCGTTGCGATTGAAGCGGGTATTGCGGATTACTGGTACAAGTATGTCGGCCTCAATGGTCGCATTGTCGGAATGAACAGCTTTGGTGAGTCAGCACCGGCTGGCGAACTGTTCAAACTGTTCGGCTTTACTGTGGATAATGTCGTGGAAGTGGCCCTGTCTTTAGGGTAA
- a CDS encoding OmpA family protein yields the protein MKFIVYLLSFSLFGCGSLVTERLFDDNMLDRAPKNSSDVIYPEWGQDPKSTRSGVQGPQGQKRADSAYLSLQRFLLKNHIDYEVLPGQFIIVRVKRTIQFAVGSATVAPESRLWLEKVNNYLATAYGLELVIDGHTDDLGDARYNDQLSKRRAEAVKRIIANHRVSLDSIYTRGYGDVVPACTNQTQKGKACNRRVELFFILPS from the coding sequence ATGAAGTTTATCGTTTATCTATTAAGCTTCAGTCTTTTCGGGTGTGGTTCACTCGTCACTGAGCGTTTGTTTGATGACAATATGTTGGATAGGGCGCCCAAGAACAGCTCAGATGTGATTTATCCTGAGTGGGGACAGGATCCCAAGTCAACGCGATCTGGTGTACAAGGACCGCAAGGACAGAAAAGAGCCGATAGCGCTTATCTATCTCTGCAACGGTTTTTGCTCAAGAATCATATTGATTACGAAGTCTTACCGGGGCAGTTTATAATCGTTCGGGTTAAGCGGACGATTCAATTCGCAGTTGGCTCGGCGACTGTGGCACCAGAATCGCGGCTCTGGTTAGAAAAAGTGAATAACTATCTGGCAACTGCATACGGTCTTGAGTTGGTTATTGACGGGCATACGGATGATCTTGGCGACGCCCGTTACAATGATCAATTATCGAAAAGACGGGCGGAAGCCGTCAAACGGATCATTGCGAATCATCGTGTCTCTCTCGACTCTATTTATACTCGCGGGTATGGTGATGTTGTTCCGGCATGTACCAACCAGACGCAAAAAGGGAAAGCGTGTAATCGGCGTGTTGAGCTGTTCTTTATTCTTCCAAGTTAG
- a CDS encoding FKBP-type peptidyl-prolyl cis-trans isomerase, protein MDKNYIFSLFMFAIAGIFLYRNWKRSQTVAKNVSEGKTFLEQNAQQEGVVTTESGLQYQILEEGTGTQHPTPTNKVTVHYHGTLLSGKVFDSSVERKKPITFGVKQVIKGWQEGLQLMVVGQKVRLFIPAKLAYGNRGIATIPAGSTLIFDVELIDIQ, encoded by the coding sequence ATGGATAAAAATTATATTTTCTCGCTCTTTATGTTTGCCATCGCGGGTATTTTTCTTTACCGGAACTGGAAACGGAGTCAGACAGTGGCAAAGAACGTTAGTGAAGGAAAAACCTTTCTGGAACAAAATGCACAACAAGAAGGCGTTGTGACGACAGAAAGCGGTTTGCAATATCAGATTCTGGAGGAAGGAACTGGCACACAACACCCAACACCGACCAATAAAGTGACCGTGCATTATCATGGGACATTATTAAGTGGCAAAGTGTTCGATAGTTCAGTTGAACGCAAGAAGCCGATTACCTTTGGCGTGAAACAAGTCATTAAAGGTTGGCAAGAAGGGTTACAATTGATGGTCGTCGGGCAGAAGGTGCGCTTATTTATTCCGGCAAAGCTAGCCTATGGTAATCGCGGCATTGCGACAATTCCGGCCGGTTCGACGCTTATTTTTGACGTTGAATTGATTGATATTCAGTAA
- a CDS encoding beta-phosphoglucomutase family hydrolase, giving the protein MDGTLLDTMPAHVESWKKASEHFGFPFIAQWLQSMGGMPSIKVVGEINRRFGLSLNPHDVSQFKQDMFRLLDYQYSRIALTCDILEQAYGEMKLAVGTGSHRDNALSLLKNAGLLDKLDTVITASDVENHKPHPDTFLKACQQIQLVPAECIVFEDTALGKQAAHAAGMDCFLVTGQGLVFYPWMDEAS; this is encoded by the coding sequence ATGGATGGGACGTTGCTTGATACCATGCCAGCTCATGTTGAGTCTTGGAAAAAAGCATCGGAACATTTTGGTTTTCCTTTCATCGCACAATGGCTGCAGAGTATGGGGGGGATGCCAAGTATCAAAGTTGTCGGTGAGATTAACCGACGTTTTGGTTTATCTTTGAATCCGCATGATGTTTCGCAGTTTAAACAGGATATGTTTCGCTTGCTTGATTACCAATATTCGCGTATTGCGCTGACCTGTGACATTCTTGAGCAAGCATACGGAGAAATGAAACTTGCAGTCGGTACCGGCAGTCACCGAGATAATGCACTGTCGCTATTAAAGAATGCCGGCTTGCTGGATAAACTGGACACGGTCATCACCGCAAGTGATGTGGAAAATCATAAACCTCACCCGGATACATTTCTGAAAGCCTGCCAACAAATTCAACTGGTACCGGCAGAATGTATCGTGTTTGAAGATACGGCACTTGGGAAACAAGCCGCACATGCTGCGGGGATGGATTGTTTTTTGGTTACGGGGCAGGGGTTAGTGTTCTATCCGTGGATGGATGAGGCGTCATAA
- a CDS encoding GNAT family N-acetyltransferase, which produces MDIRVAEYSDFEKIAELHAQSWQQNYQGVMEAHYLQDEVEEDRRLIWQTRLINPPINQHVVVAEENGKLCGFICAFGNHDFEKGTVIESLHVASEFQGKGIAKLLLKDVTKWIQHYFPDSGVYIEVMEQNIRAIEFYDHLGGLHTLDRIWHSPCGSDLPEWIYTWDTPQAILSAIG; this is translated from the coding sequence ATGGATATTCGAGTAGCTGAATATAGTGATTTTGAAAAAATTGCCGAACTACATGCCCAGAGTTGGCAACAGAATTATCAGGGAGTGATGGAAGCTCATTACCTTCAGGATGAAGTTGAAGAAGATCGGCGTTTGATCTGGCAAACCAGATTAATTAACCCACCCATTAACCAACATGTGGTTGTGGCTGAAGAAAATGGTAAGCTTTGTGGTTTTATTTGTGCATTTGGTAATCACGATTTTGAAAAAGGTACGGTGATAGAATCCCTGCATGTTGCCTCTGAATTTCAGGGGAAAGGGATTGCAAAGTTGTTGCTGAAAGACGTGACTAAATGGATTCAGCACTATTTCCCTGATAGCGGTGTGTATATTGAGGTCATGGAGCAGAACATCCGGGCCATTGAGTTTTATGATCACCTTGGGGGCTTACATACGTTGGATAGAATCTGGCATTCTCCATGTGGTAGTGATCTTCCGGAATGGATCTACACGTGGGATACACCTCAGGCGATTCTGTCTGCTATCGGATAA
- a CDS encoding sugar efflux transporter, whose translation MKFELFRGSSGVYFWLNGLAAMAFSFILPVMSLFLIEGLGIEPMYIGLYTVGTAISTILVSQILGRLADKGINSKTLLLIAIGFLCLAAVCFSLLTQFWQAIIVGWCFMAFGASSIPLLLAMIRRFAEQSGKDSTKLNSQMRSSVSLVWIVGPALAFASVGTFGFRANFTLAAGIALLVFVMVWRLLPSASRPKNSQTTQEVVPPFPYKIWFLGIGILFANMANSTYINAMPLFITKELDLPVSYPGIFMGLTAALEIPVMLLSASWSHRFGKMPMMMVGFVIAMFFYTGIQYASTIEWLLALQVLNGLFYGIFVGLGITLLQDSAPKRVGQVSAFYTNAMSVGTMCGTSLMGFVAQQYGFRNAIYISLVAIVVSFVIFLVVHLHESKRDRLAEQQSLLL comes from the coding sequence ATGAAGTTTGAACTTTTTAGAGGGAGTTCAGGGGTATATTTCTGGTTGAATGGGCTGGCAGCAATGGCTTTCTCATTTATTCTACCAGTGATGAGCTTGTTTCTTATCGAAGGTTTGGGCATTGAACCCATGTATATCGGGCTTTATACAGTTGGTACCGCAATTTCTACAATTTTGGTTAGTCAGATATTAGGGCGTTTGGCAGATAAAGGAATCAATAGTAAAACATTATTGTTGATCGCGATTGGTTTTCTGTGTCTGGCGGCAGTATGCTTCTCTTTGCTGACACAATTCTGGCAGGCGATAATTGTCGGTTGGTGCTTTATGGCATTTGGGGCGTCGTCAATTCCTCTATTATTGGCAATGATCCGACGCTTTGCAGAGCAGTCTGGTAAGGATAGTACCAAGCTCAATTCTCAGATGCGTTCTTCGGTTTCACTGGTCTGGATTGTAGGTCCGGCACTGGCTTTTGCATCCGTTGGTACTTTTGGCTTTCGGGCAAACTTCACTCTGGCTGCGGGAATTGCACTGCTAGTTTTTGTGATGGTGTGGCGATTATTACCATCTGCGTCAAGGCCAAAGAACTCCCAAACCACTCAAGAAGTTGTTCCTCCTTTTCCTTATAAAATTTGGTTTCTTGGGATTGGTATTTTATTCGCGAATATGGCTAACAGCACTTATATCAATGCGATGCCACTCTTTATCACCAAAGAACTCGATTTGCCAGTTTCATATCCGGGAATTTTTATGGGATTGACTGCTGCGTTAGAAATACCAGTGATGCTCCTTTCCGCATCCTGGTCACATCGTTTCGGCAAAATGCCGATGATGATGGTGGGTTTTGTCATTGCCATGTTTTTTTATACCGGTATTCAATATGCTTCGACCATCGAATGGTTATTGGCTTTACAAGTATTAAATGGCCTTTTTTACGGAATCTTCGTCGGTTTGGGCATTACACTATTACAAGACTCAGCACCGAAGCGAGTCGGACAGGTTTCTGCTTTCTATACGAACGCGATGTCAGTCGGCACAATGTGTGGCACTTCATTGATGGGCTTTGTTGCACAACAGTATGGATTTCGCAACGCCATCTATATTTCACTCGTGGCCATTGTGGTTTCATTTGTTATCTTTTTGGTGGTTCATTTACATGAAAGTAAGCGGGACAGACTTGCTGAACAACAATCACTGCTTTTGTGA
- the rplT gene encoding 50S ribosomal protein L20 gives MPRVKRGVQARARHKKVLKQAKGYYGARSRVYRVAFQAVTKAGQYAYRDRRNKKRQFRQLWIARINAASRQNGLSYSRFINGLKKASIEIDRKILADIAVFDKSAFAVLVEKAKAAL, from the coding sequence ATGCCTCGCGTAAAACGTGGTGTACAAGCTCGTGCACGTCATAAGAAAGTTCTAAAGCAAGCTAAAGGTTACTACGGTGCTCGTTCTCGAGTTTATCGTGTTGCCTTCCAAGCAGTGACTAAAGCTGGTCAATATGCATATCGTGACCGTCGCAACAAGAAACGTCAATTCCGTCAACTGTGGATTGCTCGTATCAATGCGGCATCTCGCCAAAATGGTCTGTCTTACAGCCGTTTCATCAACGGTCTGAAGAAAGCATCTATCGAGATCGATCGTAAGATCTTAGCTGATATCGCTGTATTTGATAAATCAGCATTTGCTGTGCTTGTTGAGAAAGCAAAAGCCGCACTTTAA